CGGCGATCGCGTCGCGCGCGGTCCACAACGGCGGGCGCGGCGGCATCGCGGTCATGCGGCGGCTCCGCGCGCGCCGGACGCCAGTTCGCGCGCGACCGCGGCGTCGTCGAACGGCAGCGTGACGCCACCGATGGTCTGGCCGCGCTCGTGGCCCTTGCCGGCGACGACCACGACGTCGTCGGCCGAGCGCGCCGCCTCGAGGCCGGCGGCGATCGCGGCGCGGCGGCCCTGGGCGATGTCGACGACATGCGCGGCGCCCACCGGCACGCCGGCCATGATCGCGGCCCGGATCGCCGCGGCGTCCTCGCCGCGCGGGTTGTCGTCGGTGACGAAGGCGGCGTCGGCCAGGCGCGCGGCGATCGCGCCCATGATCGGCCGCTTGCCGGCGTCGCGGTCGCCGCCGCAGCCGAACACCACGATCAGCCGGCCGCGCACGTGCGGGCGCAGCGCCTCCAGCATCTTCTCCAGCGCGTCCGGCTTGTGGGCGTAGTCGACCAGCACCGCCGCGCCGAGCGGATGCGTCGCCACGCGCTCGAGCCGGCCGGGCGCGCCGGTCAGGCGCGACAGCGCCGCCGTCGCCACGTCGGCCGTGACACCGCCGGCGACCGCCAGACCGAGCGCCGCCAGCGCGTTGCCGGCCATGAACGCGCCGATCAACGGCAGGTCGACCTCGTGCCGCCGGCCGAAGATCTCGACGTCGAGGACCTGTCCGGCGCCACGCGGCCGCGATGCGCGCAGACGCAGCGCGTCGCCCGCCGCGCCGTAGCGCCACACCGGCAGGCCGCGCCGTCGGCAAATCTCGAGCAGCGCCGCGGTCTCCGGCGAATCGGCGTTGAGCACCGCGGTCGCACCCTCCGGCAGCAGCTCGGAGAACAACCGCGCCTTGGCGGCCAGGTAGGCCGCCATGTCGGGATGGTAGTCGAGATGGTCGCGCGACAGGTTGGTGAAAGCCGCCGCCGTGAAGCGGATGCCGTCGAGCCGGAACTGGTCGAGCCCGTGGCTCGACGCCTCGACGGCGGCGCGCGACACGCCGGCACGCGCCAGCGCCGCCAAGGTCTGGTGCAACGCCACCGGATCGGGCGTCGTCAGGCCGGGCGGGCTGGCCAACGCGGGCGACACGACCCCGAGCGTGCCGAGGCTGGCGGCGCGCAGGCCGGCGA
The genomic region above belongs to Rhodospirillales bacterium and contains:
- a CDS encoding UDP-N-acetylmuramoyl-L-alanyl-D-glutamate--2,6-diaminopimelate ligase, with product MRLSELVGLSAPRGAASPPLASDPEIAGITADSRAVRPGWLFTALPGGRVDGARFAAQAAASGAVAVLASTTATLDGVPAGVAVVRDAEPRRRLARMAAVFAGAQPEVVVAVTGTSGKTSTVEFARQIFEVAGLRAASLGTLGVVSPALASPPGLTTPDPVALHQTLAALARAGVSRAAVEASSHGLDQFRLDGIRFTAAAFTNLSRDHLDYHPDMAAYLAAKARLFSELLPEGATAVLNADSPETAALLEICRRRGLPVWRYGAAGDALRLRASRPRGAGQVLDVEIFGRRHEVDLPLIGAFMAGNALAALGLAVAGGVTADVATAALSRLTGAPGRLERVATHPLGAAVLVDYAHKPDALEKMLEALRPHVRGRLIVVFGCGGDRDAGKRPIMGAIAARLADAAFVTDDNPRGEDAAAIRAAIMAGVPVGAAHVVDIAQGRRAAIAAGLEAARSADDVVVVAGKGHERGQTIGGVTLPFDDAAVARELASGARGAAA